In Trichomycterus rosablanca isolate fTriRos1 chromosome 4, fTriRos1.hap1, whole genome shotgun sequence, one DNA window encodes the following:
- the tada2b gene encoding transcriptional adapter 2-beta: MAELGKKYCVNCLADVSNLRLRCTDCVDIELCPECFCAGAEIGTHRRWHGYQQVDGGRFTLWGPEAEGGWTSREEQSLLDAIEQYGFGNWEDMAAHVGASRTPQEVMEHYVTMYIHGNLGKACIPEVIPNRVTDHTCPGGAPLSPSLTSPPLPLDLTPAEQQQLGYMPLRDDYEVEYEHEAELLVSGLSINYDDEDVELEMKRAHVDMYVRKLRERQRRKDVARDYGLVPAFLGKEKKDKTGVGVGGGVGGGGAGTAPPAAGSAPPGPGKRKITKEEREQRVKLRALCQFMAQREFEDFFENMHKERTLRAKVRELQRYRRNGIARLDESTEYEAARHKREKRKENKSSKRGSGGGGGGGAGGGAGAGVGIGGGANSGSGANAGGGAGGIKEEGKDGEFSAIEHLTGFELLSDREKLLCTSLNLSPSRYLTVKTIIIKDHLQKRQGAPAKSRLPGYLDKLLKRRILNFLTESGWISRDAA, encoded by the exons ATGGCGGAGCTGGGTAAGAAGTACTGTGTGAACTGCTTGGCGGACGTTTCGAACCTGCGGCTTCGCTGCACGGACTGCGTGGACATCGAGCTGTGCCCCGAGTGCTTCTGCGCGGGGGCGGAGATCGGGACGCACCGCAGATGGCACGGTTATCAGCAAGTGGACGGAGGCCGCTTCACTCTGTGGGGTCCCGAGGCTGAGGGAGGATGGACCAGCAGGGAGGAGCAGTCGCTGCTCGATGCCATCGAACAGTACGGGTTCGGGAACTGG gaggACATGGCGGCCCATGTGGGCGCCTCTCGGACGCCTCAGGAGGTGATGGAGCACTACGTGACCATGTACATCCACGGCAACCTGGGCAAGGCGTGCATCCCCGAGGTGATCCCGAACCGCGTGACCGACCACACGTGCCCGGGCGGGGCGCCGCTGTCCCCCAGCCTGACCTCGCCGCCGCTGCCGCTGGACCTCACGCCGGCCGAGCAGCAGCAGCTGGGCTACATGCCCCTGCGGGACGACTACGAGGTGGAGTACGAGCACGAGGCGGAGCTGCTGGTCAGCGGCCTGTCCATCAACTACGACGACGAGGACGTGGAGCTGGAGATGAAGCGGGCGCACGTGGACATGTACGTACGCAAGCTGCGCGAGAGGCAGCGCCGCAAGGACGTGGCGCGCGACTACGGCCTGGTCCCGGCGTTCCTCGGCAAGGAGAAGAAGGACAAGACCGGCGTGGGCGTGGGCGGCGGCGTGGGCGGCGGCGGCGCCGGAACGGCTCCGCCCGCCGCCGGATCGGCGCCGCCGGGTCCGGGGAAGCGCAAGATCACCAAGGAGGAGCGCGAGCAGCGGGTCAAGCTGCGGGCGCTCTGCCAGTTCATGGCGCAGCGCGAGTTCGAGGACTTTTTCGAGAACATGCACAAGGAGCGCACGCTGCGGGCCAAGGTGCGCGAGCTCCAGAGGTACCGGCGCAACGGGATCGCCCGCCTGGACGAGTCGACCGAGTACGAGGCCGCGCGGCACAAGCGCGAGAAGCGCAAGGAGAACAAGAGCTCCAAGCGGGGGagcggaggaggaggaggaggcggCGCCGGAGGTGGGGCGGGGGCCGGAGTCGGGATCGGGGGCGGGGCTAACTCGGGAAGCGGCGCCAACGCGGGCGGCGGAGCCGGCGGCATCAAGGAGGAGGGGAAGGACGGCGAGTTCTCGGCCATCGAGCACCTGACGGGCTTCGAGCTGCTCTCCGACCGGGAGAAGCTGCTCTGCACCTCGCTGAACTTGAGTCCCAGTCGATACTTGACGGTAAAAACCATCATAATTAAGGATCATCTGCAGAAGCGACAGGGCGCCCCGGCTAAGAGCCGCTTACCGGGGTACCTGGACAAGCTGCTGAAGAGACGCATCCTGAACTTTCTCACCGAGAGCGGCTGGATATCGCGGGACGCCGCCTAG
- the grpel1 gene encoding grpE protein homolog 1, mitochondrial encodes MASVCARVASRSILTASSLLRRTPRHLCTAAQQKSSGGPDEENGAQKPEQSASEKALAEEKVQLEEQIKELTDKYKRALADTENLRQRSQKMVEDAKLYGIQGFCKDLLEVADILEKATESVPKEQVTSENPHLKNLYDGLVMTRVQFQKVFTKHGLVKLDPEGLKFDPYEHEALFHLPIPGKEPGTVATVTKVGYKLHGRTLRPALVGVAKAP; translated from the exons ATGGCgagtgtgtgcgcgcgtgtagCGAGTCGCTCTATTTTAACGGCTTCTTCTCTCTTAAG AAGGACGCCGCGTCACCTCTGCACGGCGGCTCAGCAGAAGAGCTCGGGGGGACCAGACGAGGAAAATGGAGCCCAAAAACCAGAGCAGAGTGCATCGGAGAAAGCTTTAGCCGAGGAGAAAGTTCAGCTGGAGGAGCAGATAAAGGAACTGACG gataaATACAAGCGGGCGCTGGCCGACACGGAGAACCTGAGACAGAGGAGCCAAAAGATGGTAGAAGATGCCAAGCTGTATG GAATCCAAGGCTTTTGCAAGGACCTGCTAGAGGTGGCGGACATCCTGGAGAAGGCCACAGAGAGCGTCCCGAAAGAGCAAGTGACCTCGGAGAACCCTCACCTGAAGAATCTCTACGATGGATTGGTGATGACCCGGGTTCAGTTCCAGAAGGTCTTTACTAAACACGGCCTGGTGAAGCTGGACCCGGAGGGGCTGAAATTCGACCCGTACGAGCATGAGGCGCTGTTTCATCTGCCCATCCCGGGGAAGGAGCCCGGCACCGTCGCCACCGTCACCAAAGTGGGTTACAAGCTGCACGGCCGCACCCTTCGACCTGCCCTGGTGGGCGTGGCCAAAGCCCCTTAA